Proteins encoded within one genomic window of Mya arenaria isolate MELC-2E11 chromosome 13, ASM2691426v1:
- the LOC128214098 gene encoding serum amyloid A protein-like: MSRLAIAVLCFACIVSLSEHVSAQNVFRRGYNYARDFAGGARDMWRSYSDMRRANTIGADKYFHARGNYEAARRGTGGRHAATLISNAREYWQGGSGRGAEDSAADQEANRWGRHGGNPNRYRPKGLDERY; encoded by the exons ATGAGTCGATTGGCGATAGCTGTGTTGTGTTTCGCCTGTATTGTGTCGCTCTCGGAGCACGTGTCTGCACAGAACGTATTCAGGCGCGGTTACAACTATGCACGTGACTTCGCAGGGGGCGCACGAGACATGTGGAGATCATACAG TGACATGCGCAGAGCAAACACTATAGGAGCAGACAAATATTTCCACGCACGAGGAAACTACGAGGCTGCACGGCGCGGCACCGGCGGACGTCATGCTGCAACCCTCATCAG TAACGCCCGAGAGTATTGGCAGGGTGGAAGTGGTCGTGGGGCCGAAGATTCTGCTGCCGACCAGGAAGCTAACCGGTGGGGCCGTCATGGCGGGAACCCCAACCGTTACAGACCCAAGGGGCTTGATGAGCGATATTAG
- the LOC128214362 gene encoding L-threonine ammonia-lyase-like, translating into MDETLLVSEPPEKRRKSMTEEEPEVVDRFCDPTKPISVPFQDVSAAAYKIRGGIERTPCLRSQMTHLYGMKIFFKKEFLQYTGSFKERGARYALEMLNKDQRAKGVIAASAGNHALALAYHGQELNIPITVIMPKIAPLMKIQACTKFGATIHIVGANLAESKKYATKMGEEQGLLYINGYDHPHIIAGQGTMGLEIVEQVPDLDACIIPVGGGGLISGAALAIKSLRPNVTIIGVESEKCPSFSEAMKAGKPVYTELHSTLADGLAVPTVGVNAFETAKHLIDRMIVVKEENIALAILRLLEMEKAVVEGAGATGLAAIVEGLVPELAGKKVVVALCGGNIDTTALGRVIERGLAADGRLQRFVVTVSDRPGSIAELTKLIANLGVSLKDIFHERAWIKSDIFAVQVKVVCETRDQEHSQELHEALKSRYTHLVWGPRY; encoded by the exons ATGGATGAGACCTTGTTAGTGAGTGAGCCACCAGAGAAGCGGAGGAAATCAATGACGGAGGAGGAACCAGAAGTGGTTGACCGATTCTGCGACCCAACAAAACCGATATCCGTCCCCTTTCAGGACGTGTCGGCAGCTGCATACAAGATTCGAGGAGGGATTGAGAGAACCCCTTGTTTG AGATCGCAGATGACCCATCTGTATGGTAtgaagatatttttcaaaaaggaaTTTCTACAGTACACTGGAAG CTTCAAAGAAAGAGGAGCTCGGTATGCCCTGGAAATGTTAAACAAG GACCAGAGAGCGAAGGGTGTGATAGCAGCTAGTGCAGGAAACCATGCCTTGGCCCTGGCCTACCATGGACAGGAGCTTAACATTCCCATTACTGTGATTATGCCCAAGATAGCACCACTCATGAAGATCCAGGCCTGTACGAAGTTTGGGGCCACCATTCACATTGTTGGTGCTAATTTGGCTGAG tcaaaaaagtATGCCACAAAAATGGGAGAAGAGCAAGGTTTGCTGTACATAAATGG GTATGACCACCCACATATTATCGCTGGACAGGGCACAATGGGTCTGGAGATCGTTGAGCAGGTGCCTGACCTTGACGCCTGCATCATTCCTGTTGGTGGGGGTGGGCTCATTTCAGGGGCGGCCCTCGCAATCAAGAGTCTTAGGCCTAATGTGACAATCATT GGTGTAGAGTCAGAGAAATGCCCCAGCTTTTCGGAGGCCATGAAGGCAGGGAAACCTGTATACACAGAGCTACATTCCACACTTGCTGATG GTCTTGCTGTGCCAACGGTTGGTGTCAATGCATTTGAAACAGCAAAACATCTCATTGACAGGATGATAGTTGTAAA AGAGGAGAACATAGCTTTGGCGATCCTGCGTCTACTTGAGATGGAGAAGGCGGTGGTGGAAGGGGCTGGGGCAACGGGGCTAGCTGCAATTGTAGAGGGGCTTGTACCGGAACTTGCTGGAAAAAA GGTTGTGGTCGCCCTATGTGGTGGTAACATAGACACAACGGCCCTGGGTCGTGTCATTGAGCGTGGACTTGCTGCTGACGGTCGTCTACAGAGGTTTGTGGTCACTGTTAGTGACCGACCCGGGAGCATCGCAGAACTTACCAAACTCATAGCCAACCTTGGAGTCAG cTTGAAGGACATATTCCATGAGAGAGCCTGGATCAAAAGTGACATATTTGCTGTTCAG GTGAAGGTTGTGTGTGAGACGCGGGACCAGGAACACAGTCAGGAGCTGCATGAGGCCCTCAAGTCCCGCTACACACACCTGGTATGGGGGCCGAGATACTGA
- the LOC128215111 gene encoding uncharacterized protein LOC128215111 encodes MSRAGGRVASPFRVTITPVSSPKLASKNSHDKPRTPLSYRRGQFNARLRSESPCTLQVPQLSRVRNSSLSRGRTGKGDNQDNDDSHTRSRSYSPFGHSKQALPCGSPVFERVLSDMRSNSDLSVNNGSRNVKTK; translated from the exons ATGTCAAGGGCAGGAGGCCGAGTCGCCAGCCCGTTCCGGGTGACCATTACACCGGTCAGCAGTCCGAAACTGGCAAGCAAAAACTCACACG ACAAACCAAGGACACCTCTCAGTTATAGAAGAGGCCAGTTTAACGCACGACTTCGCTCGGAGTCGCCATGTACCCTTCAAGTCCCGCAACTCTCTCGAGTCCGTAACTCCAGTCTCTCCCGCGGAAGGACAGGCAAGGGAGATAACCAGGACAATGATGATTCTCACACGAGGAGCCGGAGTTACTCCCCTTTTGGACACTCGAAACAGGCCCTACCGTGTGGGTCTCCAGTGTTTGAGAGAGTTCTTTCTGACATGCGCTCTAACTCGGACCTCTCCGTAAATAATGGAAGCCGGAACGTGAAAACGAAATGA